Proteins encoded within one genomic window of Humulus lupulus chromosome 1, drHumLupu1.1, whole genome shotgun sequence:
- the LOC133797314 gene encoding uncharacterized protein LOC133797314 — protein sequence MAYSNTSASLVRLDSYEQREHIAGSSTNTLEAPFNQPSRSSSDGHVAILWDIENCPVPSDVRPEDVAGNIRMALRLHPIIEGAVMMFSAYGDFNAFPRRLREGCQRTGVKLIDVPNGRKDAADKAILVDMFLFALDNPPPSFIMLISGDVDFAPALHILGQRGYTVILVIPSGVGVSSALCNAGKFVWDWPSVARGEGFVPPARALIPPRAGPADLAGYFMGCHINDNVQNEEETIVHRGVSQSYYSSRDLSIVSQSLTEYNGSYITPCNSSALRSYSLPSGLNEASAGPVISADQSDSTLWVQPGDLNGLKGQLVKLLELSGGCLPLTRVPADYQKVFGRPLYVSEYGAFKLVNLFKKMGDTIAVEGKGHRKFVYLWNWKTGPTAPPMNLIRKDNRKGKATQEECIDSVNGNVSSDELSDEERVVTEEHDERMSQGKTNLGTIARCDNEYQLVQFKYELQEILVSYSCRIFLGCFEAIYQQRYKKPLDFQKFGVDQLEELFEKVKDVVVLHEEPVSKRKFLAAVGG from the coding sequence ATGGCTTATTCAAATACATCAGCATCACTAGTGCGTTTAGACTCCTATGAGCAAAGAGAACATATTGCAGGTTCAAGCACAAATACACTTGAAGCTCCATTCAACCAGCCAAGTCGAAGCTCCTCTGATGGTCATGTCGCCATCCTTTGGGATATTGAGAATTGCCCTGTCCCAAGTGATGTTCGTCCTGAAGACGTAGCTGGTAATATTAGAATGGCTTTGAGGTTGCATCCTATAATTGAAGGAGCTGTTATGATGTTTTCTGCCTACGGTGACTTTAATGCCTTCCCCAGGAGGCTTCGGGAGGGTTGCCAGAGAACTGGTGTCAAACTCATTGATGTTCCAAATGGAAGAAAGGATGCTGCCGATAAGGCCATTTTGGTTGATATGTTTTTGTTTGCCCTGGACAACCCTCCCCCTTCTTTCATCATGCTAATATCTGGGGATGTTGATTTTGCTCCAGCACTTCATATACTTGGTCAACGAGGTTATACTGTGATTCTTGTTATCCCTTCTGGGGTTGGTGTTTCATCTGCTCTATGCAATGCTGGTAAGTTTGTTTGGGACTGGCCTAGTGTGGCTCGTGGGGAAGGCTTTGTTCCACCTGCTAGGGCTCTAATTCCCCCTCGTGCTGGACCAGCTGACCTTGCTGGTTACTTCATGGGGTGTCATATCAATGACAATGTTCAAAATGAAGAAGAAACCATTGTACATAGGGGGGTCTCACAAAGTTATTACAGCTCAAGAGATTTGTCGATTGTGTCACAGTCACTTACAGAATACAATGGTAGTTATATAACGCCTTGTAATTCTTCAGCTCTGAGGTCATACAGTCTACCGTCTGGCTTGAATGAAGCTTCTGCAGGGCCTGTTATTTCTGCTGATCAGAGTGACTCTACTTTATGGGTGCAGCCTGGGGACTTGAATGGTCTAAAGGGGCAGCTGGTGAAGTTGCTTGAACTTTCAGGAGGATGCCTGCCTCTTACCCGAGTTCCTGCTGACTACCAAAAAGTTTTTGGGAGGCCTCTTTATGTATCTGAATATGGTGCATTTAAGCTTGTAAACCTTTTCAAGAAGATGGGCGATACAATAGCTGTGGAGGGTAAAGGCCACAGAAAATTTGTCTATCTTTGGAACTGGAAAACAGGCCCAACTGCACCACCTATGAATTTGATAAGGAAGGATAATAGGAAAGGGAAGGCAACTCAGGAAGAGTGTATAGATAGTGTCAATGGTAATGTCTCATCAGATGAGTTGTCAGACGAGGAAAGAGTAGTCACTGAAGAACATGATGAGAGGATGAGCCAAGGAAAGACTAATTTGGGAACAATAGCTCGATGTGATAATGAGTACCAACTCGTGCAGTTTAAATATGAGCTGCAAGAGATATTAGTCAGCTATTCTTGTCGGATTTTCCTGGGTTGTTTTGAAGCAATATACCAGCAAAGATACAAGAAACCACTGGACTTTCAAAAGTTTGGTGTGGATCAGCTGGAGGAGCTGTTTGAGAAAGTTAAAGATGTGGTGGTGTTGCATGAAGAACCAGTAAGCAAAAGGAAGTTCCTGGCTGCAGTTGGTGGGTAG